A window of Panicum virgatum strain AP13 chromosome 8K, P.virgatum_v5, whole genome shotgun sequence contains these coding sequences:
- the LOC120644102 gene encoding uncharacterized protein LOC120644102, with product MRRQKATMAEHFGYRLHNRPNDFNTPLCCGRETQAYEVDGYCCVERERIDHYRTPSFQRKYRSATYHSLASNVSSGIRSGSSASQRIILPASFTGSPRYLYQKYHDCIGICRKYGCPDLFVTFTSNAAWPEIVEALPPGLHPSDRLEIVDWVFKMKLNILMDDIKKKKFFGPINAVVYIIEFKKHGLPHAHIIIWLAKEGPWDAAMMYTFISAQLPDPTIEPIGYDGVSAFMVHGPCGLSAHIHHVCLKENAQNFTLRNFVSRPQNGVDIDNRFIVPHNVDLLVKYQAHVNVSELTMMVCTNIFSSMSQKGSIVLELDSKLILLLQAHQVTQSMR from the exons ATGCGCCGTCAGAAAGCAACTATGGCAGAACACTTTGGATATAGATTGCATaatagaccaaatgattttaaCACTCCATTGTGTTGTGGAAGAGAAACACAAGCTTATGAGGTCGATGGTTATTGCTGTGTTGAAAGAGAACGAATAGACCACTATCGAACACCAAGTTTCCAACGAAAATATAGGTCAGCAACATATCATTCTTTAGCCAGCAATGTTTCAAGTGGAATTAGGTCTGGATCTTCAGCTAGCCAAAGAATTATTCTGCCAGCTTCATTTACTGGAAGCCCTCGCTATTTGTATCAAAAGTACCACGACTGCATAGGCATTTGCAGAAAATATGGTTGCCCAGATTTATTTGTCACATTTACGTCTAATGCTGCTTGGCCTGAAATTGTGGAGGCTCTACCTCCAGGGCTGCATCCTTCTGACCGACTAGAAATCGTTGATTGGGTCTTCAAAATGAAACTGAATATTTTAATGGATGATATAAAGAAAAAGAAGTTTTTTGGCCCTATAAATGCAG TTGTTTACATAATAGAATTTAAAAAACATGGCCTACCACATGCTCATATTATTATATGGTTAGCAAAAGAAGGACCCTGGGATGCTGCAATGATGTATACATTCATCTCTGCTCAACTGCCAGATCCTACAATTGAACCAATTGGATATGATGGTGTTTCAGCATTCATGGTCCATGGACCTTGCGGGCTCTCAGCACATATACACCATGTATGTCTAAAGGAAAATGCTCAAAATTTCACCCTAAGAAATTTTGTGAGCAGACCTCAAAATGGAGTTGATATTGACAACAGATTTATTGTTCCTCACAATGTAGATTTGTTAGTCAAGTATCAAGCTCATGTAAATGTGAGCGAGTTAACCATGATGGTATGCACAAATATCTTTTCAAGTATGTCACAAAAGGGTTCGATTGTGCTCGAATTGGATTCCAAATTAATCCTTCTGCTCCAGGCTCATCAAGTAACACAATCAATGAGATAA